The proteins below come from a single Erythrobacter sp. SG61-1L genomic window:
- a CDS encoding DUF1467 family protein codes for MKWTSVVAIYCLFWVVSAFVLLPFGVRTHDEAGIEKIPGQAESAPANFKPGKVAIRATFLAAVLCAAFVANYIYGWIVPQDLNIFGEPPNFEEHMKN; via the coding sequence ATGAAGTGGACTTCGGTCGTGGCGATTTACTGCCTGTTCTGGGTGGTCAGCGCCTTCGTGCTCCTGCCTTTCGGCGTGCGCACTCACGATGAAGCAGGGATTGAGAAGATTCCCGGACAGGCCGAAAGCGCCCCTGCCAACTTCAAGCCCGGCAAGGTTGCCATCCGTGCGACATTCCTTGCCGCAGTACTCTGTGCGGCTTTCGTCGCCAATTACATCTATGGCTGGATAGTGCCGCAGGATCTGAACATTTTCGGTGAGCCGCCGAATTTCGAAGAGCACATGAAAAACTGA